One Burkholderia vietnamiensis LMG 10929 genomic window carries:
- a CDS encoding PAAR domain-containing protein, with amino-acid sequence MTRYMILDGDHTTVAGTVRATATPFELGGRHIAHEGDDVICPACKTVGKIQCVGPRQPMTGPDGRPVALSDDLCICKCAPPPKLVPSQQVMSVDA; translated from the coding sequence ATGACGCGATACATGATCCTCGACGGCGATCACACGACCGTGGCCGGAACCGTCCGCGCAACGGCAACGCCGTTCGAGCTTGGCGGCAGACACATCGCTCATGAAGGCGACGACGTGATCTGTCCCGCGTGCAAAACCGTCGGCAAGATTCAATGTGTCGGCCCGCGACAGCCGATGACGGGGCCGGACGGGCGGCCTGTGGCATTGAGCGATGACCTTTGTATCTGCAAGTGCGCCCCGCCGCCGAAGCTCGTCCCGTCTCAGCAAGTGATGTCGGTCGACGCGTGA